In the genome of Vicinamibacteria bacterium, one region contains:
- the rplA gene encoding 50S ribosomal protein L1 encodes MGLKRGKKYRKAKEGAGVEMSQSLEDAIARVKKAKFANFDETVEVAMRLGVNPKHADQMVRGTVVLPHGLGVSRRVCVIASGEKLKEAEEAGADVVGGEDLVERIQQGFMDFDAVIATPDVMRSVGKLGKILGPRGLMPNPKTGTVTFEVTRAINEIKAGKVEFRVDKTAIVHAPVGKTSFADNKLVDNLRTLIDMVVKAKPSAAKGKYVKSIAVSSTMGPGIRIDPAAMGAK; translated from the coding sequence ATGGGACTGAAGAGAGGCAAGAAATACCGCAAGGCGAAGGAAGGCGCGGGAGTCGAGATGTCGCAAAGCCTCGAGGACGCCATCGCCCGCGTCAAGAAGGCCAAATTTGCCAACTTCGACGAGACCGTCGAGGTCGCCATGCGGCTCGGGGTGAATCCGAAACACGCGGACCAGATGGTACGGGGGACGGTGGTGCTGCCCCACGGGCTCGGTGTGTCGCGACGGGTCTGTGTCATCGCCAGCGGAGAGAAGCTCAAGGAGGCCGAGGAGGCCGGGGCGGACGTCGTGGGCGGAGAAGACCTGGTCGAGAGGATTCAGCAGGGGTTCATGGATTTCGACGCCGTCATCGCCACGCCCGACGTCATGCGCAGCGTCGGCAAGCTCGGGAAGATCCTGGGGCCGAGGGGGCTGATGCCCAACCCCAAGACGGGAACCGTGACCTTCGAAGTCACGAGAGCGATCAACGAAATCAAAGCGGGAAAGGTGGAGTTCCGCGTCGACAAGACCGCGATCGTGCACGCCCCCGTGGGGAAAACCTCGTTCGCCGACAACAAGCTCGTCGACAATTTGCGGACCCTGATCGACATGGTGGTGAAGGCGAAGCCCTCGGCGGCGAAGGGGAAGTACGTCAAGAGCATTGCGGTCTCGTCCACCATGGGCCCCGGGATCCGCATCGACCCCGCGGCGATGGGGGCCAAGTAA
- the rplJ gene encoding 50S ribosomal protein L10 produces MDRAGKQTNVETMKQSFGSLSAVFAVDYRGLKVEQATEFRRKVRENGASYKVVKNTLAKRAIRGTDLELLEPHLSGMIGLVYTESDPVSLAKVINDFAKDVPALAFRVGVLADKTLDEKQFKALAALPSKEALLSQLLSVLHAPMRNLLSVLNAPARDLVLVLKAYEDKLRGQG; encoded by the coding sequence GTGGATCGAGCAGGTAAACAAACGAACGTAGAAACGATGAAGCAGAGCTTCGGCTCGCTGAGCGCGGTCTTCGCCGTCGACTATCGGGGGCTGAAGGTCGAGCAGGCGACCGAGTTTCGGAGGAAGGTTCGCGAGAACGGCGCCAGCTACAAGGTGGTCAAGAACACTCTGGCAAAACGGGCGATTCGGGGCACGGATCTCGAGCTGCTCGAGCCCCATCTGAGTGGAATGATCGGGCTCGTCTACACCGAGAGCGATCCGGTGTCACTGGCCAAAGTGATCAACGATTTTGCCAAGGACGTCCCTGCGCTGGCGTTCAGGGTGGGGGTGCTCGCCGACAAGACGCTCGATGAGAAGCAGTTCAAGGCGCTGGCGGCGCTCCCCTCCAAGGAGGCGCTCCTCTCCCAGCTCCTCTCCGTGCTCCACGCTCCGATGAGGAACTTGTTGAGCGTGCTCAATGCTCCGGCGCGGGATTTGGTTTTGGTTCTGAAGGCCTACGAGGACAAGCTTCGTGGCCAAGGATAA